Within Stella humosa, the genomic segment AGTTCCAGTCCATAGACGACCATGAAGAGGCTGAGCGCAGCCAGCAGCAGGTCGACCAGGATGGCCAGCATGCGCCGGATCGGCGGCGGCATAGCGCCTGCGATCATGTCGACGGCGATATGCGAGTTCGCGCGGTAGCAGGCGGCTGCACCCAGAAAAGTGAACAGCACCATCAGCAGGATGGCCATCGGCTCGGGCCAGGCCGAGCCGCGGTTCAGCACGTAGCGGGTGAACACGCCCCAGGGCACGACCAGAGTGATGACCACGACGCTCGCCCCGGCCAGGCCGATGCAGGCGAGATAGAGCGCGTCCATCGCGCGGCGATAGGCGTCCTGCATCGGCGTTCGATCCATCGGGCAGAGTTCGGCAAAGGGCACAGGGGGGGCGACCATGCGCGGTCGCCCCACGGCCGCGAAGGCTACTGGACCGCCTGGATCCGCTTCACCAGGGCCGAGTACTTGCCGCCATACTTCTCCCAGACCGGCTTGACCGCGTCCTGGAAAGGCTTCTTGTCGGCGAACGTGATGATCTCGATGC encodes:
- a CDS encoding TRAP transporter small permease, with the translated sequence MVAPPVPFAELCPMDRTPMQDAYRRAMDALYLACIGLAGASVVVITLVVPWGVFTRYVLNRGSAWPEPMAILLMVLFTFLGAAACYRANSHIAVDMIAGAMPPPIRRMLAILVDLLLAALSLFMVVYGLELCVTTWHQVIAEFPFLSTGITYLPLPLGSALTLLFIIERMWIGPPPHGSIVYNDSAIEKD